One window of Nocardia sp. NBC_00508 genomic DNA carries:
- a CDS encoding NAD-dependent epimerase/dehydratase family protein, with amino-acid sequence MSKVLVTGASGFLGGALVRRLVRDGEHAVSILVRRTSNLADLRDDIDKIELIYGDLTDPVSLEQATHGVDIVFHSAARVDERGTREQFWNENVRATERLLEAARRSGAGRFVFISSPSAMMDYYGGDQLDVDESVPYPRRYLNLYAETKAAAERAVLAADSTGFRTCALRPRAIWGAGDRSGPIVRMLGRAGAGTLPDLSFGRAVYASLCHVDNIVDACVKAADSDAVGGKAYFIADAEKTEVWGFLGEVATKLGYQRPTRRPNRTVLDAAVRVIETIWRIPAVATRWSPPLSRYTVALLTRSATYDTTAAARDFGYQPVVDRDRGLTDFLAWLKNQGGAVELTRSLR; translated from the coding sequence ATGAGCAAAGTTCTGGTAACCGGTGCGTCCGGATTTCTCGGCGGGGCACTGGTGCGCAGGCTCGTGCGCGACGGCGAGCACGCCGTATCGATTCTGGTGCGCCGCACCAGTAACCTGGCCGACCTGCGCGACGACATCGACAAGATCGAGCTGATCTACGGCGATCTCACCGACCCCGTCTCGCTCGAGCAGGCGACGCACGGCGTCGACATCGTGTTCCACAGCGCGGCGCGGGTGGACGAGCGCGGCACCAGGGAACAGTTCTGGAACGAGAACGTCCGGGCCACCGAGCGGCTGCTCGAGGCAGCCCGGCGAAGCGGAGCCGGACGATTCGTGTTCATCTCCAGCCCGAGCGCGATGATGGACTATTACGGCGGCGACCAGCTCGACGTCGACGAATCGGTGCCGTACCCGCGGCGCTACCTCAACCTGTACGCGGAGACCAAAGCCGCGGCCGAACGAGCCGTCCTGGCCGCCGACAGCACCGGATTCCGCACCTGTGCCCTGCGCCCGCGCGCGATCTGGGGTGCGGGCGACCGCTCCGGTCCGATCGTGCGGATGCTCGGCCGGGCCGGCGCGGGGACCTTGCCGGACCTGTCCTTCGGCCGCGCCGTCTACGCCTCGCTCTGCCACGTCGACAACATCGTCGACGCCTGTGTGAAGGCGGCGGACTCGGACGCGGTGGGCGGCAAGGCGTATTTCATCGCCGATGCCGAGAAGACGGAGGTCTGGGGCTTCCTCGGCGAGGTCGCCACCAAGCTCGGGTACCAGCGACCGACGAGGAGACCCAACCGCACGGTGCTCGACGCCGCGGTGCGCGTCATCGAGACGATCTGGCGCATCCCGGCCGTTGCGACCCGCTGGTCGCCTCCGCTGTCGCGCTACACCGTCGCGCTGCTGACCCGCAGCGCCACCTACGACACCACCGCAGCCGCACGAGATTTCGGCTACCAGCCGGTCGTGGACCGCGACCGCGGGCTGACCGACTTCCTGGCATGGCTGAAAAACCAGGGCGGGGCGGTCGAACTCACCCGAAGTCTGCGCTGA
- a CDS encoding fatty acid CoA ligase family protein, which translates to MTTGTYWQAIDRFRAVVRTDPDRVAVRYADGVDPDGLPAYRQLTYRELDLWSETIAERLAAAGVGAGTRTIVLVLPSPELYAIMFGLLKVGAVAVVIDPGMGVRKMLRCLRAVDAEAFIGIPQAHALRVLFPRSFRTVHTAVTVGKRWFWRGESLRAWGRTPTGRVAPGRPATEGDLLLIAFTTGSTGPAKAVQLTHGNLAAMVDQVHMARGEVTPEASLITLPLVGVLDLLLGSRCVLPPLIPSKVGATDPAHVADAIQKFGVRTMFASPAVLIPLLEHLRAHPATLPSLDSIYSGGAPVPDWCIAGLREVLNEDVQVVAGYGSTEALPMSTIESRELLDGLVGRAHQGEGTCIGRPSYQVQARIVAITDDPIATMARADELAGELETTRGIGELVVTGPNVSTRYYWPQQANAQGKILDGDRIWHRTGDLAWIDEQGRIWFCGRKSQRVSTAHGPMFTVQVEQIFNTVAGVARTALVGVGPRGAQRPVLCVEVKPGADPDVVEPALRARGAQFDLTSTIADFLVHPSFPVDIRHNAKIGRERLAVWAANRLGTDT; encoded by the coding sequence GTGACGACGGGAACCTACTGGCAGGCCATCGATCGGTTTCGTGCGGTCGTCCGCACCGACCCCGACCGCGTGGCGGTGCGCTACGCGGACGGGGTCGACCCCGATGGCCTGCCGGCCTACCGGCAACTCACCTACCGCGAGCTGGACCTGTGGTCGGAAACGATCGCCGAAAGGCTGGCCGCGGCGGGGGTCGGCGCGGGGACGCGCACGATCGTGCTGGTGCTACCGAGCCCCGAGCTGTACGCGATCATGTTCGGGCTGCTGAAGGTCGGGGCGGTGGCGGTGGTGATCGACCCCGGCATGGGCGTGCGGAAGATGTTGCGCTGCCTGCGCGCCGTGGACGCCGAGGCGTTCATCGGCATACCGCAGGCGCACGCGTTGCGCGTGCTGTTCCCGCGCAGCTTCCGCACCGTCCACACTGCCGTCACGGTCGGCAAACGCTGGTTCTGGCGGGGTGAATCGCTGCGGGCCTGGGGCCGGACGCCCACAGGTCGGGTGGCGCCGGGCCGTCCGGCCACCGAGGGCGACCTGCTGCTGATCGCGTTCACCACCGGCAGCACGGGACCGGCCAAGGCCGTGCAGTTGACCCACGGCAACCTGGCCGCGATGGTCGACCAGGTGCATATGGCACGGGGCGAAGTCACGCCGGAGGCTTCGCTGATCACCCTTCCGCTGGTCGGGGTGCTCGACCTGCTGCTCGGCTCGCGCTGCGTGCTGCCGCCGCTGATCCCGAGCAAGGTCGGCGCGACGGATCCCGCGCACGTGGCGGACGCGATCCAGAAGTTCGGGGTGCGAACCATGTTCGCCTCCCCGGCCGTCCTGATCCCGCTGCTCGAGCATCTGCGTGCCCACCCGGCCACGCTGCCGTCGCTGGACAGCATCTATTCCGGCGGGGCTCCGGTACCGGACTGGTGCATCGCCGGGCTGCGTGAGGTGCTCAACGAGGACGTACAGGTCGTCGCCGGGTACGGATCCACCGAAGCGCTGCCGATGTCGACCATCGAATCCCGCGAACTGCTGGATGGATTGGTCGGGCGGGCGCACCAGGGCGAGGGTACCTGCATCGGCCGACCGTCCTACCAGGTGCAGGCACGAATCGTGGCGATCACCGACGATCCGATTGCGACCATGGCCCGAGCCGACGAACTCGCCGGCGAGCTGGAAACCACCCGCGGCATCGGCGAACTCGTTGTCACCGGGCCGAACGTCAGCACCAGGTACTACTGGCCGCAGCAGGCGAACGCACAGGGCAAGATCCTCGACGGCGATCGGATCTGGCACCGCACCGGCGATCTCGCGTGGATCGACGAGCAGGGACGGATCTGGTTCTGCGGACGCAAAAGCCAGCGTGTGAGCACGGCGCACGGACCGATGTTCACCGTCCAGGTCGAGCAGATCTTCAACACCGTCGCGGGCGTGGCGCGTACGGCACTGGTAGGGGTCGGCCCGCGTGGCGCCCAGCGGCCGGTGCTCTGCGTCGAAGTGAAGCCGGGCGCGGACCCGGACGTCGTCGAGCCCGCGCTGCGGGCCCGCGGCGCACAGTTCGACCTCACCAGCACGATCGCCGACTTCCTGGTCCATCCGTCCTTCCCGGTCGATATCCGGCACAACGCCAAGATCGGGCGCGAACGACTCGCGGTGTGGGCGGCAAATCGGCTCGGAACGGACACATAA
- a CDS encoding 3-oxoacyl-ACP synthase III family protein: MSHSRFESIGAYLPSKVVTTDELLGRMKERPSFDLEKITGVRERRVRDTRPETHEDSFTLAIKAVEDCLSRSQYGPEDIDVIISTSISRSKDATRLYMEPSFALSISRLIGAKNAIAFDISNACAGMLTGTYILDRMIRSGAVRNGIVVSGEAISAIADTAVNEISEKYDRQFASLTVGDSGCAIVLDQAVDENDVIHYIEMMTAAEYSHLCLGMPSGKTQGVAMYTDNRTMHNEDRFLLGTNTQRKFLEAQGKTFADEKFDYVIHHQFGAAAIPWMNAIAEREFGSPMPPDLRVIEKYGNTSTTSHFMVLHDQLSQQSLPAGSKLLLIPAASGIVTGFVSTTISSLKV, encoded by the coding sequence GTGTCTCATTCTCGCTTCGAATCCATCGGCGCCTATCTGCCATCGAAAGTCGTCACCACAGATGAACTACTGGGCCGAATGAAGGAACGCCCTTCGTTCGATCTTGAGAAAATCACCGGCGTCCGTGAACGCCGGGTGCGCGACACTCGACCGGAAACTCACGAAGATTCGTTCACTCTCGCCATAAAGGCCGTCGAGGACTGTCTGTCCAGGTCACAGTATGGCCCAGAGGACATCGACGTGATCATCTCCACCTCGATCTCGCGGAGCAAGGATGCCACCCGCTTGTATATGGAGCCCTCGTTCGCCTTGTCGATCAGCCGTCTTATCGGTGCCAAGAACGCTATTGCGTTCGATATTTCGAACGCCTGCGCCGGAATGCTCACCGGCACCTACATCCTGGACCGGATGATCCGCTCCGGCGCCGTCCGAAACGGAATCGTCGTCAGTGGTGAAGCGATTAGCGCAATCGCCGACACCGCGGTAAACGAGATTTCCGAGAAATACGATCGGCAGTTCGCTTCGCTGACCGTCGGCGACTCCGGATGCGCCATCGTGCTGGACCAGGCCGTCGATGAAAACGATGTTATCCACTACATCGAGATGATGACGGCCGCGGAATACTCGCACCTGTGCCTCGGCATGCCGAGCGGCAAGACCCAGGGCGTGGCGATGTACACCGACAACCGCACGATGCACAACGAGGACCGTTTCCTGCTCGGCACCAACACCCAGCGCAAGTTCCTCGAGGCGCAGGGCAAGACCTTCGCCGACGAGAAGTTCGACTACGTCATCCACCACCAGTTCGGCGCCGCCGCCATTCCGTGGATGAACGCCATCGCCGAGCGTGAGTTCGGCAGCCCGATGCCGCCGGATCTCCGGGTCATCGAGAAGTACGGAAACACCTCCACCACATCGCATTTCATGGTGCTGCACGACCAGCTCAGCCAGCAGAGCCTCCCTGCGGGTTCGAAGTTGCTGCTGATCCCGGCGGCCTCCGGCATCGTCACCGGGTTCGTGTCCACCACCATCTCGTCGCTGAAGGTCTGA
- a CDS encoding flavin-containing monooxygenase, producing MTTAVEHVDVLIVGAGLSGIGAACHLRRAFPRRTYLLLESRAALGGTWDLFRYPGIRSDSDMYTLGYRFKPWLGEDSIADGSAILDYLRETAAENGVDRRIRFRHRVVRAEWSGADNRWTVSAERTDTGETVTFTAGFLFSCSGYYRYDAGYAPEFPGAERFAGSIVHPQFWPEGLDCAGKRVVLIGSGATAVTLAPALTAQGAHVTMLQRSPSYIISAPSRDRLALTVRRLLPARVAYALTRAEYVAISTALYQFSRRNPEGMRKRIRAWQRRWLPAGYDIDAHFTPRYNPWDQRLCLARDGDFFRAIRHGVLDVVTDRIETFTETGLRLASGATLPADIVITATGLNLQVFGGVGLVVDGTPVTPSATMAYKAMMLSGVPNFAFVIGYTNASWTLKADLVSEYVVRLLRHMDQHGYARCVPVRDPAVGPESLFTGFTPGYVRRAASLFPVQGDRAPWRLRMNYLRDVFTLRYSRIADRAMHFERARRHAEVGSRD from the coding sequence ATGACGACCGCAGTCGAGCACGTGGACGTGCTCATCGTCGGCGCCGGACTCTCCGGCATCGGCGCGGCCTGCCACCTGCGGCGGGCCTTCCCGCGGCGGACCTATCTGCTCCTGGAGAGCCGGGCAGCCCTGGGAGGAACGTGGGATCTGTTCCGCTACCCCGGCATTCGCTCCGACTCGGACATGTACACCCTCGGCTACCGGTTCAAGCCGTGGCTGGGGGAGGACTCGATCGCCGACGGCAGCGCCATCCTCGACTACTTGCGCGAGACCGCCGCCGAAAACGGCGTCGACCGCCGTATCCGTTTCCGTCATCGAGTGGTTCGTGCCGAGTGGTCCGGTGCGGACAACCGCTGGACGGTGTCCGCGGAGCGTACCGACACCGGCGAAACCGTCACGTTCACCGCGGGCTTCCTGTTCTCCTGCTCCGGGTACTACCGCTACGACGCCGGGTATGCGCCGGAGTTCCCCGGCGCCGAACGGTTCGCCGGGTCCATCGTGCATCCGCAGTTCTGGCCGGAGGGACTCGACTGCGCGGGCAAGCGGGTGGTGCTCATCGGCAGCGGCGCCACCGCGGTGACGCTCGCGCCTGCGCTCACCGCGCAGGGTGCGCACGTGACCATGCTGCAGCGCAGTCCGAGCTACATCATTTCCGCACCCTCCCGCGACCGGCTGGCGCTGACGGTCCGCCGCTTGCTGCCCGCGCGCGTCGCGTACGCGCTCACCCGCGCCGAGTACGTCGCGATCTCCACCGCGCTCTACCAGTTCAGTAGGCGCAATCCGGAGGGTATGCGCAAACGAATACGCGCCTGGCAGCGGCGCTGGCTGCCCGCGGGCTACGACATCGACGCCCACTTCACACCCCGGTACAACCCGTGGGACCAGCGATTGTGCCTCGCGCGCGACGGCGATTTCTTCCGCGCCATTCGTCACGGTGTGCTCGACGTGGTCACCGACCGGATCGAGACCTTCACCGAGACCGGTCTGCGCTTGGCCTCCGGGGCGACGCTGCCTGCCGATATCGTGATCACCGCGACGGGTTTGAACCTGCAAGTCTTCGGCGGTGTCGGACTCGTAGTGGACGGCACACCCGTGACGCCGTCGGCGACCATGGCCTACAAGGCGATGATGCTGTCCGGCGTGCCGAACTTCGCCTTCGTCATCGGGTACACCAACGCCTCGTGGACGTTGAAGGCGGATCTGGTGTCGGAGTATGTCGTTCGGCTGCTGAGACACATGGATCAGCACGGATACGCGCGCTGCGTTCCGGTCCGCGACCCGGCGGTCGGCCCCGAATCACTGTTCACCGGCTTCACCCCCGGCTACGTGCGCCGTGCGGCGAGCCTGTTCCCGGTGCAAGGTGATCGTGCCCCGTGGCGGTTGCGGATGAACTATCTGCGCGACGTATTCACGCTGCGATACAGCCGGATCGCCGACCGGGCCATGCATTTCGAACGGGCGCGGCGGCACGCGGAAGTCGGGTCCCGGGACTAG
- a CDS encoding TetR/AcrR family transcriptional regulator, which yields MVEADGSIPGMRRWRGLSPADRVAARREQLIEACTELMATIGAAETSMRGVCRQAGLTERYFYESFPNLDALLTTVLDTVVLGARDRLLTELPNAPSERDAMFCHMVGVFTDYLVEDRRRGRIMFVESQATPVLMPRANELIGLFTAPIAFTISAGDYADPVPDAHDIALNANAIFGALAYLYRPWLDGEIPVSRERFDEHAADVIERIATARSSLGTEA from the coding sequence ATGGTCGAAGCGGACGGGTCGATTCCGGGTATGCGTCGCTGGCGCGGACTCTCCCCCGCCGACCGCGTCGCCGCACGCCGGGAACAACTGATCGAGGCGTGTACGGAGTTGATGGCCACCATCGGCGCCGCGGAGACGTCGATGCGGGGCGTATGCAGGCAGGCCGGGCTGACCGAGCGCTATTTCTACGAGAGCTTCCCCAATCTGGACGCGCTGCTGACGACCGTGCTCGACACCGTGGTCCTCGGCGCGCGCGACCGGCTGCTCACCGAGCTGCCCAACGCACCGAGCGAGCGCGACGCGATGTTCTGCCACATGGTCGGCGTCTTCACCGACTATCTGGTGGAGGACCGCCGCCGCGGCCGGATCATGTTCGTGGAGTCACAGGCCACGCCGGTGCTGATGCCGCGGGCGAACGAGCTCATCGGCTTGTTCACCGCGCCGATCGCGTTCACCATCAGCGCGGGCGACTACGCCGATCCGGTGCCCGACGCGCACGACATCGCACTCAACGCCAACGCCATCTTCGGCGCGCTGGCCTACCTCTACCGCCCCTGGCTCGACGGCGAGATCCCGGTCTCACGGGAACGTTTCGACGAACATGCCGCCGATGTCATCGAGCGGATCGCGACGGCACGCTCGTCGCTCGGCACCGAAGCATAG